The Verrucomicrobiia bacterium region ATCCGGGATTGTCCAGGCCGGCGGCGATCCAGTTCGGGCTGAATATCCTCCTCGGTCAGGGCCAACCGGGGAGGACAGCCATCCACAACCACCCCGACACCACCCCCATGGGACTCCCCCCAGGTGGTGATCCGGAACAACTGACCGAAAATGTTGCCCATGCCGCCCGCGCAGCATGCCGCAAGGCAGACCGCACACAAAGCGGGATTGCGGCGGGTGAATGGTTGCGTGCGGTTCCATGACGCCGGGTTAATCCGGGAACCGCCCCGGCTCCACCCCGCGTCATCCCCCAACCGACGCCGCGCGCCCTGACCCCGCGCAGACGCCCCGGCGGCTGGACTCGACGAAGCGAAGCAGTTCGTCCACGAGCGGATGCCCCCCGAGCGATTCGCGGACCGCGGCCAGCGCGACGACGCGGCGGTCGCGCGAGCGGAACAGCCGGTGATACGCCCGGCGCAGGATCAGGCGGTCCTCGGCGGAGACACCGGCCCGGCGGAGACCGACCGCATTCAGCCCGCCCAACCGGTTCTCACCCCAGGCCACGCAGAACGGCGGAAGGTCGAGGCTGATCGCCGAGCCACCCTGCATCAGGGCGAGCCGGCCGATCCGGCAGAATTGATGCACCAAGCAATTGCCCGAAACAAACGCCCGGTCCCCGACCTCCACATGCCCCGCCAGAAGTGCGCCATTGGCCAGAACCGCGCCGTTGCCCACCCGCGCATTGTGCCCGACGTGACTTCCCACCATCAGCAGGTTTCCGTCCCCGATCACCGTATCCTCGGTCTCCTGGTTGGAGCGATGGATCGTGGCGTGCTCGCGAACCGTGTTGTCGTGCCCGATGCGCAGACGGGTCGGACCGCCGGCGTACTTGGCATCCTGCGGCGCATCCCCGACCACGCAGCCGGCGTGGAAACGGTTGCGGTCGCCGATTTCCGTGTGACCGGTCAGGTAGACCCCTGGACCGATGTGGTTGTCCGCCCCCAGCACCACCTGCGCGTCCACAACCGCATGAGGGCCGATCTCGCAGCGGAGGCCGAGCCGGGCGGCGGGATGGACGCAGGCGGTGGGATGGATCATGCGGCGGCGCGACGAACGCCTTACGAGTAGAACTGCCCGAGTTCCTTCAGCGAACAAAAATCCCGCGACCGGTCCGCACCCGGCCGTCCGATGATGATATGGTCCAGCACTTCGATCCGGAGCAACTGGCCGGCCCGGATCAGGTCCCGCGTCGTCCGGAGGTCGGCCTCGCTCGGGGTCGGATCCCCGGTGGGATGGTTGTGCGCCACGATCACGGCATGTGCGCCGCCAATGATGGCGGGCCGGAACACTTCGCGGGGATGGACCAGCACGCTGTCCAGCAGCCCCCGGCCAACCTCCTCGATGCGCATCAGGTGCCGGCGCGTGTCCACCAGCAACACCACAAACCGTTCGGTGTCGAGGAGCGACAATTCGTCCCGCAACAACCCCGCCACGGCATCGGGGTGGTCGAGGACCGGACTCGCGCGCCGCTTCTCATCCGACAACCGGGCCGCCAGCTCGAATGCCGCCTTGAGCACCACCGCCTTGTCGCGCCCGATGCCCCGCACCGCGACCAGCTGGTCCACAGGCGCCCGCGCAATTCCTCCAAGCGCCCCAAACTGCTGCATCAGCCGCTGCCCCACCTCCACCGCCGAGGCACCGGAAACCCCGGTCCGCAACAGGATGGCCAGCAGTTCCGGACTGTTCAGCGCCCTTGCCCCGCGCTCCAGCAGGCGCTCCCGGGGACGTTCCGAAACGGTCATTTCGTGGATCCGAAGCGCAGACGTCATGGCGGTCCCCACCCTGAGGGGGCCCCGTCCTCCAGGCGAACCGCAATGGATCCCCAGATTTTGCGACACGATCTCCATGACCTGTCCCGCCGGAGCGATCGGATGCGGGTCCGAGAATCCATGATCCGCCGCACCCGGGTGAATTCCATCTGGCCTCCCTGCGGGTCCGGGCCAGACTCGCCTCAATGGCGGTGATCGAAGTGGAGGGATTGACCAAGGCCTTCCGGACGGCGCGGAAGGCCCCAGGGCTCGGCGGGGCCATCCGCGGACTGTTTCGTCGCGATTATGAAACCGTTCACGCCGTCAAGGAGGTCAGCTTCCGCGTCGAGGAGGGCGAGTTCGTGGGCTTCCTCGGGCCCAACGGTGCCGGCAAGACGACCACGCTGAAGATGCTGTCGGGTCTGCTGTATCCCACCTCCGGCGCGGCACGGGTCCTCGGATTCACCCCATGGGAACGCAAGG contains the following coding sequences:
- the lpxA gene encoding acyl-ACP--UDP-N-acetylglucosamine O-acyltransferase produces the protein MIHPTACVHPAARLGLRCEIGPHAVVDAQVVLGADNHIGPGVYLTGHTEIGDRNRFHAGCVVGDAPQDAKYAGGPTRLRIGHDNTVREHATIHRSNQETEDTVIGDGNLLMVGSHVGHNARVGNGAVLANGALLAGHVEVGDRAFVSGNCLVHQFCRIGRLALMQGGSAISLDLPPFCVAWGENRLGGLNAVGLRRAGVSAEDRLILRRAYHRLFRSRDRRVVALAAVRESLGGHPLVDELLRFVESSRRGVCAGSGRAASVGG
- the radC gene encoding DNA repair protein RadC, whose product is MTSALRIHEMTVSERPRERLLERGARALNSPELLAILLRTGVSGASAVEVGQRLMQQFGALGGIARAPVDQLVAVRGIGRDKAVVLKAAFELAARLSDEKRRASPVLDHPDAVAGLLRDELSLLDTERFVVLLVDTRRHLMRIEEVGRGLLDSVLVHPREVFRPAIIGGAHAVIVAHNHPTGDPTPSEADLRTTRDLIRAGQLLRIEVLDHIIIGRPGADRSRDFCSLKELGQFYS